In Afipia sp. GAS231, a single window of DNA contains:
- a CDS encoding VOC family protein, translating to MAKLIFINLPVSDLARATAFYQAIGAVKNEQFCDDTASCMVFSDTIHAMLMTHDKYRQFTTKKIADAKTTSQVLLCISADSRAEVDDVVRKAGSAGGVIDPSPQDDYDFMYGRSFEDLDGHLWGVNWMDLEAMVKGADAPLA from the coding sequence ATGGCAAAGCTGATCTTCATCAACCTTCCTGTCAGCGACCTCGCGCGCGCCACCGCCTTCTATCAGGCGATCGGCGCCGTCAAGAACGAGCAGTTTTGCGACGACACGGCGTCATGCATGGTATTCTCGGATACGATCCACGCGATGCTGATGACGCACGACAAGTATCGGCAGTTCACCACCAAGAAGATTGCCGACGCCAAAACCACCAGCCAGGTCTTGCTTTGCATATCGGCCGACAGCCGCGCCGAAGTCGACGATGTCGTTCGCAAGGCCGGAAGCGCCGGCGGCGTGATCGATCCGTCACCCCAGGATGACTACGACTTCATGTACGGCCGTAGTTTCGAGGATCTCGATGGCCATCTCTGGGGTGTGAACTGGATGGATTTGGAGGCGATGGTGAAGGGGGCGGATGCGCCGTTGGCGTGA
- a CDS encoding metallophosphoesterase: MPQLIFGLTWLLIATRFIWPLELPLTVKIVMAVLVLVALQFHRWSELSSGSVFSPEFPRPVVALFNWAFGAIVLLMLLQLLLDAGLLVGALIHGRFVGAPDGVRYGMAGLAAVAAAIGVQQAMRVPPLRDVEVGIPGLPRQFDGYTILQLTDLHISRLFPASWARAVVERSNKLGVDLIAITGDLIDGTLDARRADIEPLRDLRATDGVYVISGNHEYIFGYSTWMAHFAALGLLSLENRLVVLERDGGRLVIAGMTDQASRRRGHPVRDLAAVLEGAPRGAPVVLLDHQPSDARHAAKSGVALQLSGHTHGGLIWGLDRLAARANAGFVSGRYDVDGMTLYVNNGTALWPGFALRLGRPSELTRITLRQAGPA; encoded by the coding sequence ATTCCCCAACTCATATTCGGCCTGACCTGGCTGCTGATCGCAACTCGCTTCATCTGGCCGCTCGAATTGCCGCTCACGGTCAAGATCGTGATGGCGGTGCTCGTGCTCGTCGCCTTGCAGTTTCACCGGTGGAGCGAGCTCTCGTCGGGCTCGGTATTCTCCCCGGAGTTTCCACGCCCGGTGGTCGCTCTCTTCAATTGGGCGTTCGGCGCCATCGTGTTGCTGATGCTGCTGCAACTGCTGCTCGACGCCGGATTGCTGGTCGGAGCGTTGATCCATGGCCGCTTTGTGGGCGCGCCCGACGGCGTCCGCTACGGAATGGCTGGCCTGGCTGCGGTGGCGGCCGCGATCGGCGTCCAGCAGGCCATGCGGGTTCCGCCATTGAGAGATGTCGAAGTCGGCATCCCCGGACTTCCACGACAGTTCGACGGCTACACCATTCTGCAATTGACCGATCTGCACATCAGCCGGCTGTTTCCCGCTTCATGGGCGCGCGCCGTCGTCGAGCGATCGAACAAACTCGGCGTCGACCTGATCGCGATCACGGGAGATCTGATCGACGGCACGCTCGATGCGCGGCGCGCGGACATCGAGCCGCTGAGGGACTTGCGGGCGACCGATGGCGTGTACGTGATATCGGGCAATCACGAATACATCTTCGGTTACAGTACCTGGATGGCGCACTTCGCCGCGTTGGGACTGCTCTCGCTCGAGAACAGGCTCGTCGTTCTCGAGCGCGACGGCGGCAGACTGGTTATCGCCGGGATGACCGACCAGGCGTCGCGCCGCAGGGGGCATCCCGTCCGGGACCTTGCCGCGGTCCTCGAAGGCGCGCCCCGAGGGGCTCCCGTCGTCCTGCTCGATCACCAGCCGAGCGACGCGCGCCACGCCGCGAAGTCAGGCGTGGCGCTGCAACTGTCCGGACATACGCATGGCGGGCTTATTTGGGGGCTCGACCGGTTGGCCGCGCGCGCCAACGCCGGCTTCGTCTCGGGTCGTTACGACGTCGACGGGATGACGCTTTACGTGAACAACGGCACCGCGCTGTGGCCCGGCTTTGCGCTGCGGCTCGGGCGTCCCTCCGAGTTGACGCGGATCACGCTGCGCCAGGCGGGTCCTGCCTGA
- a CDS encoding CAP domain-containing protein, which translates to MRVTTKLLLGLALCLSAPALAQTTEPAALISSFRVQHQEGRVKSDATLKRIAQDQANAMAAKGKMDHDVLGAFSSRVAPANAGRAAENIAYGYDSFPRTLDQWINSSGHRRNLLMHEAERVGVASARSSADGRTYWAMVIAGGYEKPKPAGAKAKTAAAKPKARSPQACRLKLLGLCL; encoded by the coding sequence ATGCGGGTTACGACGAAACTCCTGCTGGGGCTGGCGCTCTGCCTCTCCGCTCCCGCTCTTGCACAAACGACCGAGCCCGCCGCGCTGATTTCCAGTTTCCGCGTCCAGCATCAGGAAGGCCGCGTCAAATCCGACGCCACGCTGAAGCGGATTGCGCAGGACCAGGCCAACGCCATGGCTGCAAAAGGCAAGATGGACCATGACGTGCTCGGAGCTTTCAGTTCGCGCGTCGCGCCGGCGAATGCGGGACGGGCTGCGGAGAATATCGCGTACGGCTACGACAGCTTTCCGAGGACGCTGGATCAATGGATCAACTCCTCGGGCCATCGCAGGAACCTCTTGATGCATGAGGCGGAGCGGGTCGGCGTCGCCAGCGCGAGAAGCAGCGCTGACGGACGCACCTACTGGGCGATGGTGATCGCCGGCGGCTACGAGAAGCCGAAGCCGGCCGGGGCGAAGGCCAAAACCGCAGCGGCGAAGCCAAAAGCCCGGTCGCCACAAGCCTGCAGGTTGAAGCTGCTGGGTCTCTGTCTGTAG
- a CDS encoding substrate-binding domain-containing protein, translated as MHSLARWLTALGVAVLLAISPASATDIRVMISAGFHGVYAELAPAFERASGHHLVTTRGPSMGDSPESIPSRLARGEAADVVILDGGAADELGKRGLVQAATKTELARSLIGMVVQAGAEKPDIGSVEALKRTLKAAKSIAYSDSGSGTYLSTKLFVQLGIAEAIAGKSRKIRGPPSGEPVAAVVARGEAELGFQQVAELIHVPGITFVGALPAEVQPGFSFAGVLTQNTQQREAASALLRFLSSSEAEPVISKGGLMPIAGR; from the coding sequence GTGCATTCGCTCGCCCGATGGCTGACCGCGCTCGGCGTCGCCGTCCTGCTCGCAATTAGCCCCGCCTCCGCCACCGACATCCGTGTCATGATCTCGGCCGGCTTCCACGGCGTCTATGCCGAACTCGCGCCGGCGTTCGAACGCGCCAGCGGCCACCATCTCGTCACGACGCGCGGCCCGTCAATGGGCGACTCGCCGGAGTCTATTCCGTCGCGGCTGGCGCGCGGCGAGGCTGCCGACGTCGTGATCCTCGATGGCGGGGCGGCCGATGAACTCGGCAAGCGTGGACTGGTTCAAGCCGCCACCAAAACCGAGCTGGCGCGCTCGCTGATCGGAATGGTGGTGCAGGCCGGCGCCGAAAAACCCGACATCGGCAGCGTCGAGGCGCTCAAGCGCACGCTAAAGGCAGCGAAGTCGATCGCCTATTCGGACAGCGGCAGCGGCACGTATCTTTCGACAAAACTGTTCGTCCAGCTCGGCATTGCCGAGGCCATCGCCGGCAAGAGCCGAAAGATACGCGGGCCCCCGTCCGGCGAGCCGGTGGCCGCGGTGGTGGCGCGCGGCGAGGCCGAGCTCGGATTCCAGCAGGTCGCCGAACTGATTCACGTCCCCGGCATTACCTTTGTCGGCGCACTGCCGGCCGAGGTGCAGCCGGGGTTTTCCTTTGCGGGCGTCCTCACGCAGAACACGCAGCAGCGTGAGGCGGCCTCAGCTCTGCTTCGCTTCCTCAGCTCGTCGGAGGCGGAGCCGGTCATTTCGAAGGGCGGGCTGATGCCGATCGCGGGGCGATAA
- a CDS encoding Flp family type IVb pilin, giving the protein MRGRTARVPRGLVRYGPIAAGIAIAIITAVTGVGSALRTKFTVISTSLK; this is encoded by the coding sequence TTGCGGGGGCGTACCGCGAGAGTACCGCGCGGCCTTGTCCGGTATGGCCCAATCGCCGCGGGCATCGCCATTGCGATCATCACCGCCGTCACGGGCGTCGGCTCGGCGCTGCGCACGAAATTCACCGTGATCAGCACGTCGCTCAAATAG
- a CDS encoding formyltransferase family protein, with product MRITLVGSRHFGVTTFNMLRQHGVDIVRVVVHDGEDRLAATAKAAGVEVVVQADPKFVAASEIAANTDLIVTAHSHARVIREALAAARLGGIGYHPSLLPRHRGIAAVEWTIRERDPIAGGTVYHLADRMDAGAIAAQEWVFVKKGETARELWERALAPLGYKLLAEVIDYAKTHKNLPAKPQDEQFATRAPALVDAKV from the coding sequence ATGCGGATCACGCTCGTCGGTTCCCGCCACTTCGGCGTGACGACCTTCAATATGCTGCGCCAGCACGGGGTCGATATCGTGCGCGTGGTCGTTCACGACGGCGAAGACCGGCTGGCCGCGACAGCCAAGGCCGCCGGTGTTGAGGTCGTGGTGCAGGCCGACCCGAAGTTCGTGGCCGCCAGTGAGATCGCTGCCAATACCGACCTGATCGTCACCGCCCACAGCCACGCCCGCGTCATCCGGGAAGCGCTGGCCGCGGCCAGGCTCGGCGGCATCGGCTACCACCCCTCGCTGCTGCCGCGCCACCGCGGCATCGCCGCGGTCGAGTGGACCATCAGGGAACGCGACCCGATCGCGGGCGGCACCGTCTATCACCTCGCCGACCGCATGGACGCCGGCGCGATCGCCGCCCAGGAATGGGTGTTCGTCAAGAAGGGCGAAACCGCCCGGGAGCTGTGGGAACGGGCGCTGGCGCCGCTCGGCTACAAGCTGCTCGCCGAGGTCATCGACTACGCCAAAACCCACAAAAACCTGCCGGCCAAGCCCCAGGACGAGCAATTTGCCACCCGGGCGCCGGCACTGGTCGACGCCAAGGTCTAA